From Brassica oleracea var. oleracea cultivar TO1000 chromosome C3, BOL, whole genome shotgun sequence, a single genomic window includes:
- the LOC106328203 gene encoding BTB/POZ domain-containing protein At2g04740, producing the protein MSPIENSSSWTLESDLEDLDIDLQDYGPSLPLKKVPNGDIFEASRAGDVDRLRYLLETGVNVNARDRWDSVALYYACLTGRLDAARLLLENGAICSEHTFDGDRCHYASLNLRIRKLLKAFEARPPPLAPLQASLRDTFLGCRHNQAYLKQGSDANSVDETGSSSYFPPDVTFFVQGRPIEAHRVILSARSPFFKQKFENEWKDRREVRFSKEKLSYPALCSLIHFFYSDRLEISVDDMEDLVRICKVCKCESLQKIVEKELIHQRYAEYKTHRDLDNSMKRFILQGVALPEEVRLPASLGRILGVDSLADVCVRVDKRSYYCHQVILASRSEYFRARLSRVNDFNEGKNGLPGDSLPFLEEHDLSAEAFEKMIEYMYTDGLKEISPDQAEEIFDVASRYLLFPLKRAVADALLPHLESATPAELCHWLVLSDMYGVLKIREYCLDLVACNFEAFVETREFRAMLLTLPPPSGDSSLRTTVPSAPGATMTTDQGNLLDDLREKWLEAEALELDMRDESALIFDKRLRVLVEMAEQEKSESEAEDNRHRSMIVVGSLLKRVW; encoded by the exons ATGTCTCCGATCGAGAATTCGTCGTCTTGGACACTCGAATCCGACCTAGAGGATCTAGACATCGACCTCCAGGACTACGGACCTTCCTTACCCCTGAAAAAAGTCCCCAACGGAGACATTTTCGAGGCCTCGCGCGCCGGAGACGTCGACAGGCTCCGCTACCTCCTCGAGACCGGAGTCAACGTCAACGCTCGCGACCGCTGGGACTCCGTCGCTCTCTACTACGCCTGCCTAACCGGTCGCTTAGACGCCGCTCGCTTGCTTCTCGAAAACGGCGCCATTTGCTCCGAGCACACTTTTGACGGCGACCGTTGTCACTACGCTTCTCTTAACCTCAGGATTAGAAAGCTTCTCAAGGCTTTTGAAGCTCGTCCTCCTCCGCTAGCTCCCTTGCAAGCTTCTCTTAGGGATACGTTTCTTGGTTGCCGCCACAATCAAGCTTATCTCAAACAAGGTTCTGATGCTAACAGTG TTGATGAGACTGGTAGTTCCAGCTACTTCCCACCGGACGTGACATTCTTCGTTCAAGGCAGACCAATTGAAGCACACAGGGTTATCTTAAGCGCTCGGTCTCCATTCTTCAAGCAAAAGTTCGAGAACGAATGGAAAGACCGGAGAGAAGTCAGGTTCTCCAAAGAGAAGCTTTCGTACCCCGCTCTCTGCAGCCTCATCCACTTCTTCTACTCGGATAGGCTGGAGATATCCGTCGACGATATGGAAGATCTCGTAAGGATCTGCAAAGTCTGCAAATGTGAATCTTTGCAGAAGATCGTGGAGAAGGAGCTGATTCACCAGAGATATGCTGAGTACAAGACGCATAGAGATCTTGATAACTCAATGAAACGGTTTATCTTACAGGGTGTGGCTCTTCCGGAGGAAGTCAGGCTTCCTGCTTCCTTGGGTAGGATTCTTGGAGTAGATAGCCTTGCCGATGTTTGTGTTAGAGTAGATAAAAGGAGTTATTATTGCCATCAAGTGATACTAGCGTCGAGATCAGAGTACTTCAGAGCGAGGCTATCACGAGTGAATGATTTTAATGAGGGGAAAAATGGTTTGCCCGGTGATAGTCTTCCGTTTCTTGAAGAACATGATTTGAGCGCTGAGGCTTTCGAGAAAATGATCGAGTATAT GTACACTGATGGCTTGAAGGAGATCAGTCCGGATCAG GCTGAGGAGATCTTTGATGTTGCATCTCGATACTTACTGTTTCCTCTTAAACGTGCTGTGGCTGACGCCTTGTTGCCTCATTTGGAATCTGCCACACCTGCAGAGCTCTGTCATTGGCTTGTTTTGTCAGATAT GTACGGTGTGTTGAAGATAAGAGAGTACTGTCTAGATTTGGTTGCTTGTAATTTCGAGGCGTTTGTGGAGACCCGCGAGTTCAGGGCAATGCTATTAACGTTGCCTCCACCATCAGGGGACTCTTCACTTCGAACCACTGTTCCAAGTGCACCAGGTGCAACCATGACCACAGACCAAGGGAATCTGCTCGATGATCTGAGAGAGAAGTGGCTTGAAGCTGAGGCTTTAGAGCTTGACATGAGAGACGAGAGTGCTTTGATTTTCGATAAGCGCCTCCGAGTGCTTGTGGAAATGGCGGAGCAAGAGAAATCCGAGTCAGAAGCAGAGGACAACAGACACCGGTCCATGATTGTTGTTGGTTCTCTCCTTAAAAGAGTCTGGTGA
- the LOC106330385 gene encoding uncharacterized protein LOC106330385, which yields MLILQQWEPSVDPNFPSHIPFWIKVQGVPLHLWNEAVLRSIGEDLGTYETCEILQGTMRMRVHVNGLLPLLTTYTLELGSGVEITVKLVYEKLEKHCSRCLRLDHEAEDCPEAKVEKDVAQQRNHRQDSTNSNRVREAYTERREHDKRSTGAHNQSGYNPTRANSRNSHQTLGERHFPRDRRYESWSSKEHSREEAITKPYHRNQHAGDLFRNSREGERWVETGRRLHRSPPHRERTDTMERGRKSPSSHRGSRDADRNLSQSYRSKGAEISSESLHTPAANRGEFEGISEAIPEEVMAEARE from the coding sequence ATGCTAATCTTACAACAGTGGGAGCCGTCAGTGGACCCAAACTTCCCATCACATATCCCATTCTGGATAAAAGTCCAGGGAGTCCCTCTACATCTATGGAATGAAGCAGTCTTGAGGAGCATAGGAGAGGATCTTGGAACCTATGAAACCTGCGAGATACTCCAAGGGACAATGCGTATGAGAGTTCACGTAAACGGCCTGCTACCACTGTTAACAACATACACATTGGAATTGGGAAGTGGAGTGGAAATCACAGTGAAACTGGTCTATGAGAAATTGGAAAAACATTGTTCTCGTTGTCTAAGATTGGATCACGAAGCTGAAGATTGCCCTGAAGCTAAAGTTGAAAAGGATGTGGCTCAGCAGAGGAACCATAGACAGGACTCGACCAACTCCAACCGTGTGAGAGAGGCATATACAGAGAGGAGGGAACACGATAAGAGGAGTACTGGAGCTCATAACCAGAGTGGTTACAATCCGACTCGAGCAAACTCAAGGAACAGCCATCAAACTCTTGGAGAAAGACATTTTCCGCGAGACAGAAGATATGAATCATGGAGTTCTAAAGAACATTCAAGAGAGGAGGCAATAACAAAACCCTACCACAGAAACCAACACGCAGGAGATCTGTTCCGCAACAGTCGAGAAGGAGAACGATGGGTGGAAACAGGACGTCGCCTCCACAGGTCACCCCCTCATAGAGAAAGAACAGATACAATGGAAAGAGGAAGAAAATCCCCCTCCTCTCATAGAGGGAGTAGAGACGCTGATAGAAATTTATCCCAGTCCTACCGAAGCAAGGGAGCCGAGATATCCTCGGAATCTCTACATACCCCCGCTGCAAACCGAGGAGAATTCGAAGGGATCAGCGAAGCAATACCTGAAGAAGTCATGGCTGAGGCTAGAGAATAA